In the Flagellimonas sp. MMG031 genome, one interval contains:
- a CDS encoding DUF6090 family protein, producing MFALFRRIRKQLVSEGNLGKYLKYAIGEIILVVIGILIALQVNNWNENRKSRSFEQEMLAQIRENLEVDKMDLKKVHRNLKKPFRRLLKSWNMNRNSILTV from the coding sequence ATGTTTGCCCTCTTTAGAAGAATCAGAAAACAGTTGGTTTCAGAAGGAAACCTTGGAAAATACCTAAAGTACGCTATTGGCGAAATCATTCTGGTAGTAATAGGCATATTGATTGCCCTACAGGTAAACAATTGGAACGAAAATAGAAAGAGCCGTTCATTTGAACAGGAGATGCTAGCACAAATTCGCGAAAACCTGGAAGTAGATAAAATGGATTTGAAAAAGGTCCATAGAAATTTGAAAAAGCCATTTCGTCGATTACTAAAATCTTGGAACATGAACAGGAACAGTATCCTGACAGTTTGA
- a CDS encoding alpha/beta hydrolase-fold protein, whose translation MTKLSLFICCCTILLFSCAQTEKSKFDIAVSFDENVSPENKDGRLLLMLSTDDSKEPRFQINDGLNTQLIFGMNVDNMAPGTSITFDESIFGYPYPSLKDVPPGEYNVQALLHVYETFNLSTGHTVKLPMDNGEGQHWNTSPGNLYSTPFKITVGENGIDNVSVTLDQVIPPIPEPEDTEWIKHIKIKSEKLSEFYGRDMYLGAHVLLPKGFEEHPEAKYPLMVFHGHFPSDFGGFRTTPPDPNLEPEYSERFDLEGYNIIQQQEAYDFYKRWNEPDFPRFLIIEIQHPTPYYDDSYAVNSASQGPYGDAITYELIPYIEKEFRGMGEGWSRFLYGGSTGGWEALAVQVKYPDEYNGCFAACPDPIDFRAYCLTNIYEDDNAYYYDSEHKQLEVPSHRNYLGDIQSNLRQGNHLELVLGDKSRSGQQWDIWEATYSPQGDDGYPVRIWDKMTGDIDHEVAEYWKENYDLRHILERDWDKLGPKLRGKIHIYCGDMDNYYLNNAVYLMEDFLESTTEPYYEGEVLYGDRAEHCWNGDPELPNAISRLRYNSMYVPKIMKRIAESAPQGADLTSWRYR comes from the coding sequence ATGACCAAGCTTTCCCTTTTTATCTGTTGTTGCACCATTTTGTTGTTTTCCTGCGCGCAGACCGAAAAATCAAAATTTGATATTGCTGTCAGTTTCGATGAAAACGTTAGTCCAGAGAACAAAGATGGACGATTATTGCTCATGCTTTCAACTGATGACAGTAAGGAGCCCCGATTTCAAATCAATGATGGATTGAATACCCAGCTCATTTTTGGGATGAACGTGGATAATATGGCACCCGGGACATCCATTACTTTTGATGAATCCATTTTTGGATATCCCTACCCTAGTTTAAAGGATGTTCCCCCTGGCGAATACAATGTACAGGCCTTGCTACACGTGTATGAAACCTTCAATCTGTCCACAGGCCATACCGTGAAACTTCCTATGGACAATGGCGAGGGGCAACATTGGAATACCTCTCCCGGCAATCTGTACAGTACACCTTTCAAAATAACAGTAGGTGAAAATGGCATCGACAATGTTTCCGTAACCTTGGATCAAGTCATCCCTCCTATCCCCGAGCCCGAGGATACCGAGTGGATCAAGCATATTAAAATCAAGTCGGAAAAGCTCTCCGAATTCTATGGGAGGGACATGTATTTGGGGGCCCACGTATTGTTGCCAAAAGGGTTTGAAGAACATCCCGAGGCCAAATACCCATTGATGGTGTTTCACGGGCATTTTCCGAGCGATTTTGGAGGTTTCCGGACTACTCCGCCCGACCCCAATTTGGAACCCGAATATTCAGAACGGTTTGACTTGGAGGGGTACAACATCATTCAGCAACAAGAAGCCTACGATTTTTACAAAAGATGGAACGAACCGGATTTTCCGCGTTTCCTCATCATAGAAATCCAGCACCCTACCCCCTATTACGACGATTCGTATGCGGTAAATTCAGCCAGTCAAGGCCCCTATGGCGACGCTATTACCTATGAACTCATCCCATATATCGAAAAAGAGTTCAGGGGAATGGGTGAAGGTTGGTCCCGATTCCTGTACGGAGGTTCTACCGGAGGATGGGAAGCCTTGGCCGTGCAGGTGAAATATCCGGATGAGTATAACGGCTGCTTTGCTGCCTGTCCAGACCCCATCGATTTTAGGGCCTACTGCCTTACCAATATTTACGAAGACGATAATGCTTATTATTACGATTCCGAGCACAAGCAATTGGAAGTTCCCTCCCACAGAAATTATTTGGGCGATATCCAATCCAATTTACGACAGGGAAACCATCTGGAATTGGTTTTGGGCGATAAATCCCGATCGGGACAACAATGGGATATTTGGGAAGCGACCTATTCCCCACAGGGTGATGATGGCTATCCTGTGCGCATTTGGGACAAAATGACGGGAGACATTGACCACGAGGTCGCCGAATACTGGAAAGAAAACTACGATCTGCGGCACATTCTGGAACGGGATTGGGACAAATTGGGCCCAAAACTGCGGGGCAAGATCCATATTTATTGCGGGGATATGGACAACTACTATTTGAACAATGCCGTTTATTTGATGGAAGACTTTTTGGAAAGTACCACAGAGCCCTATTATGAAGGCGAAGTGTTGTACGGCGACCGTGCCGAACATTGCTGGAACGGCGACCCAGAACTGCCGAACGCCATCAGCCGTTTGCGGTACAATTCCATGTATGTGCCCAAAATCATGAAGCGCATTGCGGAAAGCGCACCACAAGGTGCCGATTTAACCAGTTGGAGATACCGATAG